The following is a genomic window from Daphnia magna isolate NIES linkage group LG4, ASM2063170v1.1, whole genome shotgun sequence.
tttatttttttgcttaataAGGATTATCGGCAACGTCGCAATGCGTTGGAAATCAACACTATGCGCTACTCACTTGCTGCTTAGTCTCGTGAATGTAATACTTTGCCCATACTCGTGACGTGTTTATACAAAGAGAAATCTACTTCGAAGCAAATCGCAGGTTCTTATCTCGATCACCTTGAAGTACAGTTGTTGTGTTTAGAGTGTGTAATCCTTTCTACCAACCTTAGTAATTGGTTTCTGAAATTGGAACTATCTTGGTGCTCCAAGTTCGCCTGGCTTGATTACGACCATGTCGTATGCTGTGTCCCCTTCGATGAGTGATGACGAGCGAGATATAGATATCGAAAGTGATGTAAGTACATGGAAAATGGTTTGTCTTATAGACATCTGTTTCATGTTACCTTTTTTTCATACCTTGTTGCTGATATCTGCTGCAGGAAGAGGATGGAGGTGGTTACTCACGTGGCTCAGGCCAGTATTCCCAACAAGTTAGTTGTTATTTACATCTgttttatgtattttcttCTGCTTCTTCATGTCTGTTTTGTTTGGATTGATGAACAGGTTGACAAGAGAGCCCACCATAATGCCCTGGAAAGAAAGCGGAGAGACCATATCAAGGATAGCTTTAGTGGACTCCGTGACTCAGTTCCCTCATTACAAGGAGAAAAAGTAAAACTTAAGTGTCGAGCATGTCTCACTTAATAAAATTGTAGGATGGCTCTCGGTTTCAGGCCAGCCGGGCTCAAATACTGAAGAAGGCAGCTGATTACATACAGTTTATGAGACGGAAAAATGCCGCCCACCAACAGGATATTGATGATCTCAAAAGGCAAAATGAAGTTCTTCAAACTCAAAGTATggctttttgtgtgtgtactCCTAATAAGAGGACTAACATTGGCTTGTGGTTTTCAGTCCGCTCCTTGGAGAAAGCCAAAATGCTTGGCGTGGGGGATATGCATGCCCAAGGAGAGGCTGGAAAGTACCAGGAAGATTCAGAAGGCTCTGATAGAGAAAACAGCACTAAAGGCAAACGAtctaacaaaaaaatgaaaacatcaGTCTGATCTGGCTTAAATTATTGATGTGCTTCATATCGACTATGTGTGTTCTGTACCTTCTGCGACCTAGAAATCGCCATTTGTGTCGTGAGTCATGATTCGTCCGACTCCTTTTCGTACTTTTCGACCCCACCCAACCATTGCTTCAATTCACTCGCGACACCAATAAGCTGTGAGTGATAGTGGGGCTAAATTTGTTATGTGCTTAGTTCGAgccaataaagaaaaaaaatccgttAAAACTAGGTGCCACGTAAGAAATGTGTTGATACATTATCGTAAGTATATTCGTATATTCAGATTTCCATATAATATCGTAAAgctaaatttataaaacttgtTTTCGACAGAGCCTCTTAAGCTTCTttaaaatcatggaaatctaTCTAGAATCACGTTTAGATCAGATCTACGGGGTTTGAATAATATTCATTGCAAAGTTAAATTGATAAAGGGTGGGAAGCGAGgcgattttttgttgttatgcGGACTTTCCCAAGCTAGCAGAGAACCATCGTTTCTAGCGGCTAGTAAATGCTGTGACGTGCTTGAATAAGTCAAACTGACTATCGACAACGAGGAGTCAGTAATGATGTCTCGTACGACATTTAGAGTCCAGGTATCCCACAATCTGAATTgaaaattatagaaaaatgTAGGAACATAATCACAGACAAAAAATTATGGAATTACCGAATTCGACCGTTGGATAGCCCAGCAGCTACTACATTTATCGAAATTCCCTCAGGGGCAGAGGAGAAACACAATGCCGTGATGAGAGGATTTGTTGTTGTCATGCCGATCAAATGCCCATTGACTGACCTCAATTCCAGTCGAGACTGTTGGTCGTCAAGATTGACAGCGCATGCAATGTCGGCTGTATTCCGACTGACGGCCAATTGGGAAATTGGTAGTATTACGTCCTTGCGATCGTTAGAAAGACCTATACAAGATTTTAAATTCTGTTGTTTCAGTCGTTTATCACTAGTGTTAGACATTAGTTTTACCTGGAGTAAGTTGGCGGATAAACTTCAAGGAATGAAGGTCCCAAAGGATAATCGATCCATCACTTCCACTTGAAACGGCAAGGCTAAATGCCGAACAAAGGACAAGCTGCTGGAGAGGTCCAACGTGACCCGAAAGAATTGTCGGTGGTCCAGTCAATTCAAAATGAGGTTTTAGTGGATCAAATAGAAAGGGATAGACACGCATGATTCCGGAACGATAGACAACCCAGATCTTGTTGTAATCCGGTAAAGTTGAGCACAAAATCACGCTATCATGCGCTTCTGATTGGAAAAGAGGCTTTACAGGTTCGTCTTTCCGGATCTTTATACGCACAATTCCGTCAGATTGACCCCAAGAAATCAGTGCGACACCTAAGATGCCTGTCGGACGTCCAAGGAAGGAATCCTTGTCGTAGGAATGCGATAGAATGGCGGTGGTGAAAGGGCCTAAAGAGTAGGTATCTCCCGTGCGCAGCGGGAGGAAGGAATGGACTGGAATAGCAAAGGATTCTTTATGCTTCAACACGGGATCCTGACAGGACGGCGACCCCACGTAACAACCCCATTGCAAGTGATCGACAGATGGCAAAAGATTGCGGCTTCTGCGAATGGATTTAGCGTTCAGGGGCTGGATGCTCATCGGATGCGGCAGGCGGAAAAGCTGGCGAGGCACCTGACCATACGATCGAATCATAGTTAGCTTCGCGTTCCGTTCGATCGGGTCGTCATTCAGTCCCTCGGTAGTATCAAATCCGGCGTATGTTGAAGGATGAAAAACGTTGATGGACTCTATCGCGGCTGGTCCTGTTTGCTTGAAGccgaaaatcaaatcaatccAATGATGGAGATGGTCCCGAACCCAACTCGATTCAAGAGCCTGCCTATggatttgaataaaaagacGTGGCTTCCCCAGACTCCAGGGTGGAAGCTGGACATCATCCACTGGATcacctaaaacaaaaaacaattacATACTTCAATGAAGCAATGTTATCATAACGTACTATCGAAGTCCTAACCACATTGTTGCATTCCGAAATCGAACCCAAGAGAGTTGACTAGAAATTCGGgtagataaaaaaattctggAATTAACTCTTTAACGTCAGTTGTTGAATCGGAGCTGGCCAGGCGCCATGACGTCCCAATTGAATGAAAAGAACGGTCAGGGACGTCAAAGTTTCGATCCTTTATCACGGAAAACAAAcgtaaaatatttattttaaaaaaattgctttttaCGAATAAACAGAAAAACTAACTTGATATTCCATCAAGAGTTTGGTGAAGGGTGGCAATCGCacgagaaaatgaagaactaTGCCAGGATTGGAGTACAAAGATCCATAATGAAACGGGCCAAAGTTCGGTCCAGACCCTTCAGGCCTATTTTCAAAATCCCTTTTGAGGTAGTTGTAGTTTTCAATATAATGCGAATCGCGACTCTCATTCTGTTTTACAGTAAAAAGAtaagtatttaaaataaaaagcagagtataaaataaatttcacaATATTACCTGGACAGCCATCGGTTTTTTAAAGTTGCGGTAAATATGCGGATCCTTCAGATCCAGCAGTGGCGATTCGTAGTCAGCCAAAACAAACGGGAAAATAGGATACTGCATCAAATCGTTGTAGGATCGGCCAGCAAATTTATTGAGGAAGACGAGATACTCAAAGTTGGTGATTTGGCTTTCGCGCCACAGTTGCGTCACGTCGGCCAGACTTTCGGACGGAATCAATTTGTGGCACAATTCGCTCAACTCTCGCTGAGTAGCATTTCGTTCATCCAAGCTGTTGAATACTAAGAATTGGGTGCGATTATCACACATGAATAGTTCTAGTGCCCTCTCTTGAAGCTGGAAACGACGGGTCAGTATTTCACGAACATCTTCATATTTGGTGCACGAAAAGAACTGGTTAGATTCCGGAGAAAGAAACGTCATCCACTTCTCGGTAAGAATTAATTCGCCCATTATTTCGGCTGTTGTCGTGACTAGCCAACAGCTGATTGCTCGTAGAACCTTTTCGTCATCATGACCGATGACATCATCAACAGATTTGACAGTGGACATTCGCAAGATGGATTCCAATGGTTGAGGTCGTTTTTCGGGCTCCAACAAAGAATGAGAACGTTCCAAAAGATATTTGGCATCAACGTTTAGTGCTGCTCTTCTCAAGCGAAGATGCATCCGCTGATATCCTTCGATCGGGTCCAATTCCCATCCGCGAAGGTACGATTTGGCGAAATGCCACGCAGCTCTCTGGTGAGTCATTTGGTCGACAAGTTCGACCCACCCTCCTGCAGCCAGCACTTTGGATCCATGATCGCGCCGCAAACGATTCAAGAAGAGACGACGGATATTGTTTTGCGTATCAACTGCTACCGTCGTCCACTTGGCTGCAACATCTGCCGTCTGCCTAACGAGTGCGTCATATCGCGACAGGATGCGAATTTGCGCCTCTTCTTGAGTTCTCCACCAAATGCCTCGGTCTATCTCAAATTGCTCCTTTAACTGGACTGGATCCAGGACTTGGCATCGCCTTGACTGGTGTGATCCCACCAAACAACGACTAATGCAATGGATTTTGATCAATGTCGTGTGCTCAACGTTATCGGTGAATTTCCGTGAATGCAAGAAATGACATAAATATGTATCCAGTGTGTTTcctaaaaatagaaatcaTTTATAAATTTCCAATAAAAAGTTACTTAAACTATAAATCTAAACTCACGTGAAATCTGGTTCATCGGGATTAGCCAATTTAAAGAGTTCTTCGTAATGAGGGTCGTCATACAGTGTTTTAACGACAAACTGAAGCATTGTTGCAGACTGGATTGGACTTGACAAGAAAAGAACTAGTCGATTCAATTGGGTTTTCATCGTTTGCCGGCTGTTCCAGTACAGGGTGCGGACAAGGTCGCTCGAATCCGGAGCGTAATAATGTGGCCAGTCCGTGAAGGCATCGTTGGAGAGGTGACGGAAACCGTTGGATTTCGGCCGCTCCAGAATGGATGAAACACCTCGGACAAGTGTTACAAACAAATCTTGACTGAACGCTACCTCTACGGTGGACGTGTTTTGCTCTGTGTTGAGTGTGATGTGATCTACCGCTTTCACCAGAAGGAATTTGAATCGTTCCAATATCTCCGAATGACTGAGCTGTTTATCCAACTTCATCTTGCGGTTGATGGAAACCGGGAGTACAGCGTTGAGCACTTTGTCGGAAACATGTTGAAAATGCGACGTTCCGGGTTGGAATGCAAAAAGCTGATGTTGTAATCTGCCAATTTTGTGAAATTCAACTCGATGCTGAATCGCCTGGATAGCTTGTTTCAACAAAACGCAACAGCTTTCGTGTAGCATTCGCACGCAACGTGATTTGAATCCGCAGCGGCCACTTTCCACTCGTTCCATGTAGTggaataattgtattatgtCCTGGAAGGCTGTCCATGGAACAGTTCctaaggaaaaaagaaacaaattcaAAGTTATGCCTTAATCTACCAATAACACGACGTGTTTACCCGAAGCAGTGACGGTCCGAGTGGCAACGAGTATTAGTATCCGGTGTATGGCTTCTAAAAGGATTTCGTCTTCGCGCTGTTCCAAAATATCCCCTGGACTGGTCTTTGTTGCATGTGCCAAAGCGACTATGGACTTGCCCATAGTTTCAACCAGACCGAAATCCAACAGGAACTTGAGAATATGATTGGATCTCGTTGCCAGAGTCCGAACCAGTGTGGCGAGCTGATGAAACAGGGCCGGATCAAGAGCCGCGTTTGGTAACAAACTTAATAATAGTATGGTTGATTGTAGTTGAAGTGGGGTCGGGTTCTCTGGCCAGATGGCAAATGGATCCAACACCTGTTCAAGGATGACATCGACGCCAACACACAGACTTACACAGGATTCTACTACCGGGGCCGTTGCGGCATAAGGCTGTAATTGGTTAGCCAAAAGTAGTAGTCCTGATTGCTTAATAAAGttttgctcttcttcttcgctgCGTGACAATATAGCTTGTAACAGTCGAATTGCCCCCGCTCGCATCTTATCGCGTTTATGTCGCGCCAATGTCACCAACGTATCAGTTCGAATGATGCTGCTTGCAACTTGCTTGACCATTGAGTCTGGGAGGACACGGATGCAGGCGATCAAGACTCTCAATAGATGCAGACTTAGTGTAGTATCCGCTTCATCCCGGGTGCAGGTGCTTAAATTGCTAGAACTGCTGACTTCCGGCAGGGATTCGACCGTCTAAAGGACAACTTTTGCTCTTGTAACACTCATGTAAGAATCTTTCAAAGGTAATACTTGACTATTCGGAATATTTTCGTAGCATTGTTTTTCCCCAGCAGACCACTTGACAATGACATCACGAAGGGCTGAACCAAGCTGGTTGGCATTCATCGGTTGTGGGATGGCAGACTCTGGAGCATAAGTTTCGTAACCTTCTGGTAATTTCCAATTCCTCGGATGGAATACATTGACACCAGCATCTCTGGCTGTGAGAAGGAAATAGTAGGAAAATCCAGCCGAATTGGTGGGGCAATACGTTTGTTCGGCTGGATGAAGTAGGAGCAGGTAATCGACTATGATAATCAGGTTACTGACGCTGGGTGGCGATCCAATCAATCCTTCTACCAGATCCGCAATCATGATGGCTTGATGATCTGTAAGAGGAATGCAATCTTCGTAGAGAGAAGATTCCTGTAAGTGCCAAACATAAGGGATTAGACATGTGCAGGATTCTGAGCATAATTCAATAACTTACCCTAGCCAAATGGAGTAGAAGTTCCATGATTCCAGCACGTTCCATTTGCTTGACGTTGAAATCTCGATAACGATGATTGTCGCGTAAAAGATGCTGAAGGGCATGCAGCACTAAATCAAGCGTGCTTCCGTCTGGAGAATCACGGAATCTCTGCCAATGCTTCCAGCATTGAATGGTGAAGGATAGAAGATGAGGATCAACTATAACGGCATCGCAATGATGACTAGGATTTTTGGTGACGACCGGACTAGAACAGCTGAGATTCAGCAGAACTGCCGCAAAGTCTCTTCCTGGTCGGCATCTATCAGCTTCAAAAACATGCTGGAGCATCCAATAACCGCGTTTGGCTGCAAACAGATGTGCCTCTTGCGCATCTGAACGCAGCCAATGCAACAAAATTTCCAACGACTGGGCCTGAtaatcagactttgactcgaTGCAATgccccaaaagaaaaagtagaaCTGGATAACCACCGAGCTGCTTCATCGCAGCGTGAATGCCCATATGATAATGGGCCGTTAGTGGTGCAGCCACGGCCACTGAAAGGGCTATAGGTGGTTGTTGACTGCTACGAGGATCATTGGAAATGGCGTTGAAGACGCAACCACTTGGCATAATTGAGCCAAAGATCCCTGTTTACATGGAAAACGAATAGTTGTTCAATATTGTAACAATTTCAGTTAATTCAATGTTACTTACCGGCCGTCGGCGAGATAATGTAAGGGTAAATAAACACCGATTCGGGTTTGTGGGCCGAGTATGTCAATAATAAGTTAGACTGCAAACTATCCATCATTTTGTTCCATTCTAAAAGCCGGTCCCAGTCTTGTAGATGGTCAGTTAATTTTGAATGAAGGAAACGAGGGAAATTTGGTCTTGTCTGACCATCTTGACAGGTGGCCAGAAATATGCCACCGTTCGGGCCCAATGCCATCAAAAGAAATGCTAATTCGGCCGACAGCAGCTCGCCTTTGTAAAGTGTAGCATTCCCTAGTTGCCACGATGGGATCGTCTTCTTTGACTTGACTTTCGACACGGAAGCGATTCCGAGTAAGAGGAATGAATGAGAATTACCCAAGCGTTTCATCGGACTAAGAGGCACTTTGAGATCTAAACTGGCCGATTGATATCCGTTTAAATACACCTGGATGTGCACTACTCGATGGTAGCCATTGGCGGAAGATCTTTGGCGACAACTAACCGCCAAATGGTTCCACCGTCCAGACGGAATTTTCAAATCTAACGTCTGCGTGGCCAATGCCTGGCTTTGAGAATGTGTCGACTGGCTAAGACGGACAAGAAGAGTGTTGTCAGCGCCTGGATCAGCCCAGAACTCGATTAAGAAACTCCTGGTACCCATCGAGAAAAGGTGCAGGTCACGGCCGTTGTTGGGATCTTCCCATGGGAAACTTGCAGTGCAATCTTGTAGATCCGGTCTCCATTCAGGATTTGAGAATCTCGGGCCTTTTCGACGAGGAGCTTCTGATAACAGAAGCCACGTTGAGAGCGACAGCCCATCCGTTTGCATGTTCCAACTGTTATCGGTCAAAACGGGAAGAAATATCGCAGCGCACTTCCAAGCAGATCCTATTCCTTTGATTTCATGAACGCGTCCAAGTTCctaattaaaataaaataaaatttaaatattttaccaTTCTTAAAGAAATCTTTTGTATTGTTATACCATAGCGTGTTTCGTCAAGGTGTAAATTTCCGATCGAATGTCGTTTACTTGGACGAACGATCCAATCGAGCCGCTACTCAGATGCAATGAATTTTCGTTGTCTTCATCAATCAATTTAAGGCCAGGAAAACTTAACGTATATGTCGGTCGGTAGCCATCGGTTTGAATCAGATGCAGAAACACGGGAAGGAGATCTTTCCAAGgtgggttttcttcttttaacatATCAATGAGCAATTGCAATTCTCCGGGTGTGATTCTTTGATTACCAAGGCAGCTGATCATCCCTATCACTTGCTGACGGATACCAGACGATTCACTACCGATCAGGATTGGCTTCAATTTCTTGAGGAGAATCGTTAGAAATCCCTGATTACTCAGGATAGTGGCTGTCGGTGGATGTGAGCAAATCGATGCCATCCGTTGGAAGGCCGTAAGAAAATCCTGGAACAGCAACGCTTCTTCCGTCGTCGGCCGTCGTTTGTGATAGCCAATTCGAAAAATTGAGCAACAATTGCGGAAGAATGGcggggaaaaaaagataaatcgACCGATGATGCGACGTAACTGGTTCCAACGTCACCGGTTCCGTATCTGCTTCGTATCCGTCGGATAATGTCGTGGTCACAGTTGGTTCCAATTCGGTTGAACGGACGGGATTTTCCGGGTTGACCCAGCGCTCCAAAGTGGAGCATCGCAGCAGAATTTCGTAAACAACTGACAGCTTCCGCTGCGGAGAAAATTGTTCCAGCATACTTTTCAATCGATGTTCTGAATTTGGAGAACTGGAGAGCAGGGATAAAGTGAGAAAGAGTTCGAGTAGATCAGCATACAGCGCCCAATGAGGAGCAAGAGGGTTTGACAAGTAACGACAAATAGCCGGAAGGATGAGTTCAATCCACTTGACGAAGGGGTGACTACTAAACCACGAAGAAAATGCTCGGTTGTGAACAAACAAACGGACAGTCGTTTCCCATAAGGCGGATGCGGTTTTCAGATTTCCAGGTAAATGATCCAAATTTTTCAGGTGGATTCACCCAGACAGAATCAAATGATCCAACGGTGTCGGTCGCTGTTTTCAGTTCTGGGATTTCAATGCCCCAATTATCGGCCGGTGTCGCTTGGCTCTCCAAACTGCGCAAAATGTAAGACATGTGATGTACGAGCAAATGTTCCAAAATCGCTAATGCAGTAGCCTCGCCCATTCCCGTCAATTTGATGTCAACGTTTTCAATTAGATCCACTTCATCGTTGGACTGGCATTGGATGTCAATCATCGATTGAAGGACTCGTGCGACGTTCCAAGACCATTCCGGCGACCTGCACAAATCGAGCAATAATTCTAGTCCGTTAGAACTTAGGAAAAGTTCGCATATGCTCCGTTGCCGAACTAAATTTGCCGTCATTTGCCAACAAGCTTCCGTAATCTGCCCAGCTATCGAAGAGCGATTGGACGTGTCTGCTGTTCCAAACGATGTGGGTAGCGTCAGGATCGGATAAAACACGCGGGCAAATATTTCTGATTTTACTTGAGTCGTTGCAACATCGATCAATCGATGAATGTGCTTCACCATGGACAGCGTGAAGGGTTGTTTTATGCGCGTCGAAATATATTCAGTGTAGAAATCGAACGAACGCCACGGGTCCGGTAATACCATGTTCCAGCATGACTTGCTAAGAGACTCCGTGGAGGCGTAAACTCCCATTTGACGGCATCTTTCCAGTTCTTGGCCGCCATTGTAACGACAAAAGTGGCACTGGTAATCGATTATTGAAATTGGAGCGGATGCAAAACCTGTGCTGCGGAAGACCACCTCCAACACGTCAAGGAATTCGGGCACTTCTACAACTCGTTTGAACAAAACCTGATAAATAATATCAGGAGGTAGACAACAACACGGATGCCCTCCAGAAACGATGGCTTTTAAGACCAGCTTTCGGACATTTTCATTGCCGATTTGATATAATTGAAGGAGAATGTAGAAAAGAGATGAGATCGAGCACGATTCACGGCCAAGTTGGTCCGGGTCGACTAGGGCCTGTCCGAAAACATGGTGATGATGGAAAGGTGTTTTTGAACTGCGACATGAAACATTGCCAATTATTGTTCCAATGAGAGGAAGCCATGAAAGGTCTTGGGATTCTGATATCGCCATATCAATGATCAACTTCATGCAAGTTTGACTGTGGAAATTGTTGAGCCATTGGTGAAAAAGTGCGTCATCGTCGATTGGATGAACTGAAGCAAAAAACCGTACGAGGCCCTCTATCACATCAGCTAAAAACGCAATCCTAGAGTTAgttaaatggaaaaaaaaaataaaacaaaattgaggAAGAGGTAGTTTACCAGCAAAATTGGGTTGACTTGCGTCTGCAATTTCAATCAATAGATGTATGACGTCTTCGGCCTGTAAAGGTCGGTGGTGTTGGACTATGGAGACCATGCAACGAAGGATCAAGCGAAACAACCTTCTTTGCTCTTCGGAAGGCATTCCAGGTTGCAGGCGTTGTAAGGCAAATGTCATGACTCGGTGATCTAGACAGCGCGAGGATTTCAGGCGATAATCTCCGTGATGCCCCACTAGTTGTTCTAAAAGTGACAGTGCCAAATGGTTGAAGGATTTTGCGGCCAAACAAGGAAGCTCCGCTTTTTCATTCCACGCAGTCACTTCTTCCAAGTCATCGTCTTCTGGACGGCAGCAACGATCCGACAGCTGGATTTTGACTATCCCATCGACACAGTCTTTTAAGCTGGTAATTCTGATGTCATCTAACCGGCCACCACGTCTCAATTGCTTTCGTCGTGGCTTTTTTACGTTCTTCAGGTCACTACGGGTGACAACTGTACCAAGATCTGTGAGGGGCCACAGTGTCTGATCCTCAATAACCGGTGGTTCTTCCTCGGTTTGAACTCCGTACAAATTAATCAAAAGATCTGCCAAATCAGCAACCCCAACTAAACTCTAAATGCCATGATTGGCgtttaaatgttttaaaaatgaattataaGTAAATTGGATTATTAAAAATACCCTTAAATTGGAGGATGATAAGGCGTGCAAGAGAAGCCATCCTCTGCGACGGAGGCAGTATgtcaatttctctttttctccgcCCCTCACTGAGCTGCTAATCCGGCTCATGTCATACAGCAGCTGCTCTATCAAAACGCTGGACATACCACGGAAAAATCTGcaataaatttatttacagaaaatttattctCGCGAGGATTAAAACCAAGAGAAGGATCTGCGGAGTGCGATAAGACGCGCCCACAGGCTCCATTATCTTATTCTCTAAGGACAGCAGAGGATAGACAGGCTAACTTTGGAActattattactattatttcgtgtgtttttttttttctttttgcctgaCGACTATGAATATCTGGGTTCTGCGGAAATCCTCACTAGAGCATAGTGGAATATAGAAAGGACAAACAGACGTGTCACGTGACACAATTGGATTGGTTCTCAGGGTTAGCTCAGGTGGACAGCAGGCAGTGAGTCACAGTAACAGAAACTGATCCGGTTGCTCGATTCGTTTGAAGCCCCATCAATGTTTTAGAACAAGGAAGCCAAACAGGAAGTTGTTTGAAAAGAGTTTTATTTCAACTTACTGAGAGAAGCGGAATTCTTGATGTTTCAACGCCAGACACAGGAACACGTCAAGCCATTGGCAACGTTTCTGTGTGACGCACAAAATAGAGAATTAGAGGATTAATTTGTCAAACAGACCTATATTACTTACCGGGCAACTAAGCTCGTGCTTCGCAAAATTATTCCACGCGACGTACAATCGTTTTTCCATGTTGTTTCACAGGCAAAACCCTACGACAGCAACAGAGGAGTAATTTTGCACCGACTTCTTGGGAAACGGAGCACAAAAACTGAACAAGGTCAAGGAGGTCAAAAC
Proteins encoded in this region:
- the LOC116935214 gene encoding LOW QUALITY PROTEIN: lysosomal-trafficking regulator (The sequence of the model RefSeq protein was modified relative to this genomic sequence to represent the inferred CDS: deleted 2 bases in 2 codons), giving the protein MEKRLYVAWNNFAKHELSCPKRCQWLDVFLCLALKHQEFRFSQFFRGMSSVLIEQLLYDMSRISSSVRGGEKEKLTYCLRRRGWLLLHALSSSNLRSLVGVADLADLLINLYGVQTEEEPPVIEDQTLWPLTDLGTVVTRSDLKNVKKPRRKQLRRGGRLDDIRITSLKDCVDGIVKIQLSDRCCRPEDDDLEEVTAWNEKAELPCLAAKSFNHLALSLLEQLVGHHGDYRLKSSRCLDHRVMTFALQRLQPGMPSEEQRRLFRLILRCMVSIVQHHRPLQAEDVIHLLIEIADASQPNFAADVIEGLVRFFASVHPIDDDALFHQWLNNFHSQTCMKLIIDMAISESQDLSWLPLIGTIIGNVSCRSSKTPFHHHHVFGQALVDPDQLGRESCSISSLFYILLQLYQIGNENVRKLVLKAIVSGGHPCCCLPPDIIYQVLFKRVVEVPEFLDVLEVVFRSTGFASAPISIIDYQCHFCRYNGGQELERCRQMGVYASTESLSKSCWNMVLPDPWRSFDFYTEYISTRIKQPFTLSMVKHIHRLIDVATTQVKSEIFARVFYPILTLPTSFGTADTSNRSSIAGQITEACWQMTANLVRQRSICELFLSSNGLELLLDLCRSPEWSWNVARVLQSMIDIQCQSNDEVDLIENVDIKLTGMGEATALAILEHLLVHHMSYILRSLESQATPADNWGIEIPELKTATDTVGSFDSVWVNHLKNLDHLPGNLKTASALWETTVRLFVHNRAFSSWFSSHPFVKWIELILPAICRYLSNPLAPHWALYADLLELFLTLSLLSSSPNSEHRLKSMLEQFSPQRKLSVVYEILLRCSTLERWVNPENPVRSTELEPTVTTTLSDGYEADTEPVTLEPVTSHHRSIYLFFPAILPQLLLNFSNWLSQTTADDEEALLFQDFLTAFQRMASICSHPPTATILSNQGFLTILLKKLKPILIGSESSGIRQQVIGMISCLGNQRITPGELQLLIDMLKEENPPWKDLLPVFLHLIQTDGYRPTYTLSFPGLKLIDEDNENSLHLSSGSIGSFVQVNDIRSEIYTLTKHAMELGRVHEIKGIGSAWKCAAIFLPVLTDNSWNMQTDGLSLSTWLLLSEAPRRKGPRFSNPEWRPDLQDCTASFPWEDPNNGRDLHLFSMGTRSFLIEFWADPGADNTLLVRLSQSTHSQSQALATQTLDLKIPSGRWNHLAVSCRQRSSANGYHRVVHIQVYLNGYQSASLDLKVPLSPMKRLGNSHSFLLLGIASVSKVKSKKTIPSWQLGNATLYKGELLSAELAFLLMALGPNGGIFLATCQDGQTRPNFPRFLHSKLTDHLQDWDRLLEWNKMMDSLQSNLLLTYSAHKPESVFIYPYIISPTAGIFGSIMPSGCVFNAISNDPRSSQQPPIALSVAVAAPLTAHYHMGIHAAMKQLGGYPVLLFLLGHCIESKSDYQAQSLEILLHWLRSDAQEAHLFAAKRGYWMLQHVFEADRCRPGRDFAAVLLNLSCSSPVVTKNPSHHCDAVIVDPHLLSFTIQCWKHWQRFRDSPDGSTLDLVLHALQHLLRDNHRYRDFNVKQMERAGIMELLLHLARESSLYEDCIPLTDHQAIMIADLVEGLIGSPPSVSNLIIIVDYLLLLHPAEQTYCPTNSAGFSYYFLLTARDAGVNVFHPRNWKLPEGYETYAPESAIPQPMNANQLGSALRDVIVKWSAGEKQCYENIPNSQTVESLPEVSSSSNLSTCTRDEADTTLSLHLLRVLIACIRVLPDSMVKQVASSIIRTDTLVTLARHKRDKMRAGAIRLLQAILSRSEEEEQNFIKQSGLLLLANQLQPYAATAPVVESCVSLCVGVDVILEQVLDPFAIWPENPTPLQLQSTILLLSLLPNAALDPALFHQLATLVRTLATRSNHILKFLLDFGLVETMGKSIVALAHATKTSPGDILEQREDEILLEAIHRILILVATRTVTASGTVPWTAFQDIIQLFHYMERVESGRCGFKSRCVRMLHESCCVLLKQAIQAIQHRVEFHKIGRLQHQLFAFQPGTSHFQHVSDKVLNAVLPVSINRKMKLDKQLSHSEILERFKFLLVKAVDHITLNTEQNTSTVEVAFSQDLFVTLVRGVSSILERPKSNGFRHLSNDAFTDWPHYYAPDSSDLVRTLYWNSRQTMKTQLNRLVLFLSSPIQSATMLQFVVKTLYDDPHYEELFKLANPDEPDFTNTLDTYLCHFLHSRKFTDNVEHTTLIKIHCISRCLVGSHQSRRCQVLDPVQLKEQFEIDRGIWWRTQEEAQIRILSRYDALVRQTADVAAKWTTVAVDTQNNIRRLFLNRLRRDHGSKVLAAGGWVELVDQMTHQRAAWHFAKSYLRGWELDPIEGYQRMHLRLRRAALNVDAKYLLERSHSLLEPEKRPQPLESILRMSTVKSVDDVIGHDDEKVLRAISCWLVTTTAEIMGELILTEKWMTFLSPESNQFFSCTKYEDVREILTRRFQLQERALELFMCDNRTQFLVFNSLDERNATQRELSELCHKLIPSESLADVTQLWRESQITNFEYLVFLNKFAGRSYNDLMQYPIFPFVLADYESPLLDLKDPHIYRNFKKPMAVQNESRDSHYIENYNYLKRDFENRPEGSGPNFGPFHYGSLYSNPGIVLHFLVRLPPFTKLLMEYQDRNFDVPDRSFHSIGTSWRLASSDSTTDVKELIPEFFYLPEFLVNSLGFDFGMQQCGDPVDDVQLPPWSLGKPRLFIQIHRQALESSWVRDHLHHWIDLIFGFKQTGPAAIESINVFHPSTYAGFDTTEGLNDDPIERNAKLTMIRSYGQVPRQLFRLPHPMSIQPLNAKSIRRSRNLLPSVDHLQWGCYVGSPSCQDPVLKHKESFAIPVHSFLPLRTGDTYSLGPFTTAILSHSYDKDSFLGRPTGILGVALISWGQSDGIVRIKIRKDEPVKPLFQSEAHDSVILCSTLPDYNKIWVVYRSGIMRVYPFLFDPLKPHFELTGPPTILSGHVGPLQQLVLCSAFSLAVSSGSDGSIILWDLHSLKFIRQLTPGLSNDRKDVILPISQLAVSRNTADIACAVNLDDQQSRLELRSVNGHLIGMTTTNPLITALCFSSAPEGISINVVAAGLSNGRIRLWDTWTLNVVRDIITDSSLSIVSLTYSSTSQHLLAARNDGSLLAWESPHNNKKSPRFPPFINLTLQ